The window CCGGACGGCCAGGGCCGTGATCACCGCGCTCGACGCGAGCGCCGTCACCAGCCGGCCACGCGGCCCGGTCAGGACGCGCCCGAGCAACGCCCCGCCGCCGGCCAGGAGCGCTTGCCAGCTCGCCGAGGCGGCGAACGCGGCGAGCACGAACACGACCTGGCCGAGCGCCGACACCGCGGTGCCGGCGCGGTCGCCGACGACCAGGGCGGTGAAGTAGACGACCGTGGCCGGGTTCACCAGCGTGATGCCGAGCAGGCTGACGTACGCGCGGCCGGGCGCGAGCGGCGTCACGGGCCGGGCGGTGGCGTCGCGGTGCGACCGCAGCGCCAGGACGGCGCCCCGGACGGCCAGCACGACCAGGATCCCGGCCGACGCCAGCCGCAACGGCCCGGCGGCCGGCGCGATCACCCCCGCGATCGCCGCCCCGCCGAGCACCGCCACCAGCGCGTACACGCCGTCGGCGGTGGCGACGCCGAGGGCCGCGGCCAAGCCGGTCCGCAGCGACGTGCGGGCGGTGAGCGCGACGAGGTAGGTCCCGACGGCGCCGACCGGGATCGCGATGCCGTAGCCGGCGAGCAGGCCGGCGAGCAGCGCGCCCGTCACGGCGCCGAGGTGATCGACCTCCGCGGACGGCACGGCTGCTGCCGGACCGGCGCGGTGGTCGCGGCGACGGTCGGCGGGAGCGGCGTGCGAGAGGTCGTCATGCGCAGAGGGTGCCGTCGGCGCGGCCGTTAGGGCAACCGGATTTCCCAGCCGGTGCGCGCCGGGCAGCTGTGCTTGAATCGGCCGGAGGGCGGGGCCGACGCGAGGAAGGGCTTTCACGATGCGGGTCGACCTGAGCGGGAAGACGGCGCTGGTCACCGGGTCCACCCAGGGCATCGGCTCGGCGATCGCGGCGGGGCTCGCCGCCGCGGGCGCGCGGGTCGCGGTCAACGGCCGGAGCGAAACCGGGGTCGCGAAGGCCATCGCGCGCCTGAAGGAGGACCTGCCGGACGCCGACCTGATCCCGGCCCCGGGCGACGTCTCGGAGGAGGCCGGCGCGGCCCAGGTCGTCGAAGAGGTGCCCGACGCCGACATCCTCGTCAACAACCTGGGCATCTTCGGCGCGCAGGAGCCCCTCGAGATCACCGACGCCGAGTGGCGGCGCTACTTCGAGGTCAACGTCCTGGCCGCGGTGCGGCTGACTCGCGCGTACCTGCCCGGCATGACCCAGCGCGGCTGGGGCCGGATCCAGTACATCGCCAGCGATTCGGCGGTCGTGATCCCGGCCGAGATGATCCACTATGGAGTGTCGAAGACGGCCCTGCTCGGCGTCTCGCGCGGGTTCGCCAAGCACGCGGCGGGCACCGGCGTCACGGTCAACGCCGTGATCGCGGGGCCGACGCACACCGCCGGCGTCGAAGAGTTCGTCTACGAGCTGGTGGACAAGGACCTGCCGTGGGACGAGGCCCAGCGGGAATTCATGAAGAAGCACCGGCCGCAGTCGCTGCTGCAGCGCCTGATCGAGCCGGAGGAGATCGCGAACCTGGTGGTGTACCTCAGTTCCCCGTTCGCCTCGGCGACCACGGGCGCGGCCGTGCGCGCCGACGGCGGGTACGTCGACTCCATCGTCCCGTAAGGCCCGCTCCCGCCCGGTGTTCCGCGGCCGGGCGGGATGTGCGTCGCCGGGGTACCCCGCGCAGGGGTCGCCCGGACGGGCGCGCCGACTGTCCCGATCGGCCCGCTTGGTTCATGATCGATTTCATGGACCACATCGAGACACCGGTGAAACCCGCCCGGGGCCTGCGCCGGGTGCTCCTCGCCGCGGCGGCGGGCGCGCTGCTCGCCGCCGCGGCGTGGGTGGCACTCTGGCTGGCCATGCACCTGTGACGCTACGGCGTGAGCCGGTCCGAGGTCGCTAGCCGGTGACGCTCGGCGCGCCCGTCTCGAGGTGCCCGCTGAACCGGCGGAGGAACTTCGGGTCGGCGTCGAGCGTCGCCGACAGGTCGTACCAGCCGTTCCCGTAGGCCACCGGGTTCCAGTCGTCCGACACGGTCTGGCCCGCGGCCAGCGGGTAGGTCCACGGGCCGTCGGTGCGGTAGTGGTTCGCCGTCACCGTGATTGTCACGGTCGTCGTGCCGCCGTTGCGCATCGTCAGGCGCAGCTTGTTCTCCGTCGTGTAGCCGCCGAGGACGTCGACGCCCGCGCCCGCGCTGTTCGCGTCCCCCGCGAGGACCCAGCGGAACCGGTTCGGCCCGTGCACCGCGACGCCGTACTTGCCGCCGCCGTAGCGCTGGATCCGCCAGGTGTCGCTGACCTGCGCCCCGGACGCGACGTCGTAGGGCCAGGGGCCGTCGGCCTGGCCGTCGTTGCGGTAGGCCATCAGCTGGACGGCCGCGGTGCCCTGGTTGGCGAACGTCGTGGTGAGGATCTGGTGGTCCGCGCTCAGCGACGTCGTCACGAGCGGCCGGTAGGGGAGCGCGCGGGCCGGGCGGGTGCCCGCTTCCTGCACCGGGACCTGCTGCTTCCCGGTCGCGGGCGGCGCCGGCTTCGGCAGCTTCTGCTGGGTGTCGTCGGCCTGCTTGCGCAGCGCGGCGGTGTCGGGCAGCAGGGGGATCTGCACGTTCGGGGTGCCGAAGTCGAAGCACGTCATCAGGTCGCCGCAGACCGCGCGGCGCCACGCGCTGATGTTCGGCTCGGCGACGCCGGTCCAGCGTTCGAGGAAGCGGATCACCGAGGTGTGGTCGGTGACCTCGGAGCTGATCCAGCCGCCGCGGCTCCACGGCGAGATCACCGTCATCGGCACCCGCGCGCCGAGCCCGATCGGCTTGCCGGCGATGTACTCGCCCGCGGTCCCGGACGGCGCGACCGGCGGGGCGACGTGGTCGAAGAAGCCGTCGTTCTCGTCGTAGTTGATGAGGACCACTGTGGACTCCCAGAGCTTCGGGTTGGCCCACAAGGCGTTCAGCACGGTCTGGGTGTACGCGGCGCCGTCGACCGGGCGCGCTTCGGGGTGTTCGCAGTAGCCGTACGGCGCGACGATCCACGAGACCTTCGGCAGCGACCCGCTCGCGCAGTCGGCCTTGAACTCCGCGAGGACGTGGTCGACGTCCTTGCCCTGTCCCGAATCCGGCCCCCAGGTCTTGAACACGCTGGCCCGCTTCGACAGATCGGAGCCGTAGTCCTGGTGGTAGGCCTTGAAGAGCCACAACGGGTTGTCGCCGTAGTCGCCGACGAACGAGCCGCCCGCGTCGCCGACCTCCTTGTTGGCGTAGACCTTCCACGAAATCCCGTGCTGCTGCAGGCGTTCCGGGTAGGTCGTCCAGCTGAAGACCGGCTGGTAGTCGGCGGGGTTGTAGTTCGCCGGGCCGCCGGCCTGGCCGGCGGCGTCGATGGTGCCGGTGAACAGGTAGAGCCGGTTGGGCGTGGTCGGGCCCTGCACCGAACAGAAGTAGTGGTCGCACAAGGTGAACGCGTCGGCCAGCGCGCGGTGGAACGGGAGGTCGCCCTGGTCGAAGTAGCTCATGGTCATTTCGCCCTTGGCGGCCACCCACGCGTTGTTCGCGCCGCCGGCGATCGCCTGGTGCTGGTCGGCCCAGCCGTGGCCGAGGTCGCCGAGGTCCTGACCGTCCACTTTGGTCGTGTCCACCCGGAACGGCAGGAGGTACCTGCCGTCGCTGCGCCCGGAATCGGGCTGGTGGAAGACGTCCTGGCCGCTCGGCTGCACGATCGCCGAGCGGTCGCCGTAGCCGCGGACGCCCTTCATCGTGCCGTAGTAGTGGTCGAACGAGCGGTTCTCCTGCATGAGGACCACGACGTGCTCGACGTCGGACAGGCTGCCGGAGACGCGGGGTTCGGCGAGCGCCTCGGCCATGCCGGGCGGCAGGGCGCCGAGGGCGCCGGCGGCGGCGACCCCGCCGAGGAAGCTGCGGCGGGTGAACTGGTGCGGATCGGCCATCACGGGAGCCTCCAGGGGGACCTCGGCAGGGCAGCGCCAGCCTAGGTGATCGAAGTTGTTCGGAAACACCGACGTTCGGACGTAATCGCGCACTGGATGTTCATGCGGTGTTCGGTTCTCGGTGCGGCTGCGTGACACTTTCCGGTGACCCGGACGTGAACCCGCGCCCGAGGGGGAATCTCTTCCAGCACAAACCCCTGGCACACAGGGGAGATAGCGGAAGGAGAGCACGATGAAGATCCGGATCGCTTCCTGGGCGACGGCCGCTGCGCTCACGGTTTCCGCGGTGGTCGCCGCGGCGGCCCCGGCATCGGCCGACCCGGTGCCGGGCAACCCGAACCAGTTCTACGCCTACTGCTCGGTCGACCTGCTCGGGGTGCCGGTGGCCTGTACCGAGACCGACGCGGCCCACGCGTCGCACATCTGCCAGTACGTCCTCACCGGCGTCGGCCTCGGCCTCGACTGCATCCAGCGCTGAACCGG of the Amycolatopsis sp. NBC_01488 genome contains:
- a CDS encoding LysE family transporter, with amino-acid sequence MTGALLAGLLAGYGIAIPVGAVGTYLVALTARTSLRTGLAAALGVATADGVYALVAVLGGAAIAGVIAPAAGPLRLASAGILVVLAVRGAVLALRSHRDATARPVTPLAPGRAYVSLLGITLVNPATVVYFTALVVGDRAGTAVSALGQVVFVLAAFAASASWQALLAGGGALLGRVLTGPRGRLVTALASSAVITALAVRLVLA
- a CDS encoding SDR family NAD(P)-dependent oxidoreductase; translated protein: MRVDLSGKTALVTGSTQGIGSAIAAGLAAAGARVAVNGRSETGVAKAIARLKEDLPDADLIPAPGDVSEEAGAAQVVEEVPDADILVNNLGIFGAQEPLEITDAEWRRYFEVNVLAAVRLTRAYLPGMTQRGWGRIQYIASDSAVVIPAEMIHYGVSKTALLGVSRGFAKHAAGTGVTVNAVIAGPTHTAGVEEFVYELVDKDLPWDEAQREFMKKHRPQSLLQRLIEPEEIANLVVYLSSPFASATTGAAVRADGGYVDSIVP
- a CDS encoding phosphocholine-specific phospholipase C → MADPHQFTRRSFLGGVAAAGALGALPPGMAEALAEPRVSGSLSDVEHVVVLMQENRSFDHYYGTMKGVRGYGDRSAIVQPSGQDVFHQPDSGRSDGRYLLPFRVDTTKVDGQDLGDLGHGWADQHQAIAGGANNAWVAAKGEMTMSYFDQGDLPFHRALADAFTLCDHYFCSVQGPTTPNRLYLFTGTIDAAGQAGGPANYNPADYQPVFSWTTYPERLQQHGISWKVYANKEVGDAGGSFVGDYGDNPLWLFKAYHQDYGSDLSKRASVFKTWGPDSGQGKDVDHVLAEFKADCASGSLPKVSWIVAPYGYCEHPEARPVDGAAYTQTVLNALWANPKLWESTVVLINYDENDGFFDHVAPPVAPSGTAGEYIAGKPIGLGARVPMTVISPWSRGGWISSEVTDHTSVIRFLERWTGVAEPNISAWRRAVCGDLMTCFDFGTPNVQIPLLPDTAALRKQADDTQQKLPKPAPPATGKQQVPVQEAGTRPARALPYRPLVTTSLSADHQILTTTFANQGTAAVQLMAYRNDGQADGPWPYDVASGAQVSDTWRIQRYGGGKYGVAVHGPNRFRWVLAGDANSAGAGVDVLGGYTTENKLRLTMRNGGTTTVTITVTANHYRTDGPWTYPLAAGQTVSDDWNPVAYGNGWYDLSATLDADPKFLRRFSGHLETGAPSVTG